From a region of the Actinomycetes bacterium genome:
- a CDS encoding BadF/BadG/BcrA/BcrD ATPase family protein — MTAAAILAVDGGNSKTDVALVDADGAVLGGAHGPGASHHQLGVQAAMETLEALVAAACRDAGLSPGERPLAEVGVWCLAGLDLPADDEALGPAVAARRWAREALLHNDVFAVLRAGTGRTWGVGVVVGAGMNCAGVAPDGREVRFPALGELSGDWGGGYDIGIAAVGAALRGEDGRGARTALGRLVPGHFELPSALAVVEAIFLGRIGRHRVLELAPLVLAAAEAGDPVAAELVGRQVDEVVAMAGAAIRRLGLTGRDVDVVLGGGLFHRDDPAFIERIRAGIATVAPAARLRQVTAPPVVGAALLGLDRLGARPEAAERLRATLTHERLQALQPVAASNP; from the coding sequence GTGACCGCCGCAGCGATCCTCGCGGTCGACGGGGGCAACTCCAAGACCGACGTCGCCCTGGTCGACGCCGACGGTGCCGTGCTCGGAGGGGCCCACGGGCCAGGCGCGTCGCACCACCAGCTCGGCGTCCAGGCGGCGATGGAGACGCTCGAGGCGCTGGTCGCAGCGGCCTGCCGCGACGCCGGCCTGAGCCCCGGGGAGCGCCCGCTGGCCGAGGTCGGCGTGTGGTGCCTTGCTGGCCTGGACCTGCCAGCCGACGACGAGGCGCTCGGGCCCGCGGTCGCTGCGCGCCGCTGGGCGCGCGAGGCGCTCCTGCACAACGACGTCTTCGCGGTGCTGCGCGCGGGCACCGGGCGGACCTGGGGGGTCGGCGTGGTGGTCGGGGCCGGCATGAACTGCGCCGGCGTCGCGCCCGACGGCAGGGAGGTGCGCTTTCCCGCGCTCGGCGAGCTCTCCGGCGACTGGGGCGGCGGGTACGACATCGGCATCGCCGCGGTGGGCGCCGCCCTGCGCGGCGAGGACGGCCGCGGGGCGCGGACGGCGCTCGGCCGGCTGGTGCCCGGACACTTCGAGCTGCCCTCGGCGCTCGCGGTGGTCGAGGCGATCTTCCTCGGGCGGATCGGCAGGCACCGGGTGCTGGAGCTGGCCCCGCTGGTGCTCGCGGCGGCCGAGGCAGGCGACCCGGTCGCCGCGGAGCTTGTCGGGCGGCAGGTGGACGAGGTCGTCGCGATGGCCGGGGCGGCGATCCGGCGGCTCGGCCTCACCGGCCGGGACGTCGACGTGGTCCTCGGCGGCGGCCTGTTCCACCGCGACGACCCGGCCTTCATCGAGCGGATCCGCGCCGGGATCGCGACGGTCGCGCCGGCGGCCAGGCTCAGGCAGGTCACCGCGCCGCCGGTGGTCGGGGCCGCCCTGCTCGGCCTCGACCGGCTCGGCGCGCGACCCGAAGCCGCCGAGCGCCTCCGTGCCACCCTCACCCACGAGCGTCTGCAAGCACTCCAACCGGTCGCGGCCTCGAATCCCTGA
- a CDS encoding ABC transporter ATP-binding protein has translation MGRIVLEHVSKEFPGCAAVRDVSLEIENGEFMVLVGPSGCGKTTILRMIAGLDEVTRGEITIGDRVVTDEKPKDRDIAMVFQNYALYPHMTVEQNIGFGMRLRRTPKPETKQRVSGAAQALALLDYLARKPADLSGGQRQRVAIGRAMVREPQAFLMDEPLSNLDAKLRVQMRAELARLHKQLGTTIVYVTHDQIEAMTLGSRVAVVRDGVLQQVDTPQMLFHNPVNLFVAGFIGSPTMNLVEATVVDDKLEFGSHRLPVPPEAALDAYKGKAVILGIRPSDFEDAEVWRDERLPVVEVTADVVEDLGSGANVLFTVDAPPVQVEGVDEDPEAGAPIPLVAAEGTSVFTAAVDARTSARTGRRVRLSVNPARFHFFDRETGRVIRTRPLQVAAST, from the coding sequence ATGGGAAGGATCGTCCTCGAGCACGTGAGCAAGGAGTTCCCCGGGTGTGCGGCCGTGCGGGACGTCTCCCTGGAGATCGAAAACGGCGAGTTCATGGTGCTGGTCGGCCCGTCGGGCTGCGGCAAGACGACGATCCTGCGCATGATCGCCGGCCTCGACGAGGTCACCCGCGGCGAGATCACCATCGGCGACCGGGTGGTCACCGACGAGAAGCCCAAGGACCGCGACATCGCGATGGTCTTCCAGAACTACGCCCTGTACCCGCACATGACCGTCGAGCAGAACATCGGCTTCGGCATGCGCCTGCGCCGCACGCCGAAGCCCGAGACGAAGCAGCGCGTGAGCGGGGCGGCGCAGGCCCTCGCGCTGCTCGACTACCTCGCGCGCAAGCCGGCCGACCTGTCCGGCGGCCAGCGCCAGCGCGTGGCGATCGGGCGGGCCATGGTGCGCGAGCCGCAGGCGTTCCTCATGGACGAGCCCCTCTCCAACCTCGACGCCAAGCTGCGGGTGCAGATGCGCGCCGAGCTCGCGCGGCTCCACAAGCAGCTCGGCACCACGATCGTGTACGTCACCCACGACCAGATCGAGGCGATGACGCTCGGGAGCCGGGTCGCGGTGGTGCGCGACGGCGTGCTGCAGCAGGTGGACACGCCGCAGATGCTCTTCCACAACCCGGTCAACCTGTTCGTCGCCGGGTTCATCGGCTCGCCGACGATGAACCTGGTCGAAGCCACCGTTGTCGACGACAAGCTCGAGTTCGGCAGCCATCGCCTGCCCGTCCCGCCCGAGGCGGCGCTGGACGCCTACAAGGGGAAGGCGGTGATCCTCGGGATCCGCCCGTCGGACTTCGAGGACGCCGAGGTCTGGCGCGACGAGCGGCTCCCGGTCGTGGAGGTGACCGCCGACGTGGTCGAGGACCTCGGCTCAGGGGCGAATGTGCTGTTCACCGTCGACGCGCCGCCGGTGCAGGTCGAGGGGGTCGACGAGGACCCCGAGGCCGGCGCACCGATCCCGCTGGTCGCGGCCGAGGGGACCAGCGTGTTCACGGCCGCGGTCGACGCCAGGACCAGCGCCCGGACCGGCCGCCGCGTCCGCCTCTCGGTGAACCCGGCGCGCTTCCACTTCTTCGACCGCGAGACCGGCCGGGTGATCCGCACCCGCCCCCTCCAGGTGGCGGCGTCGACCTGA
- a CDS encoding extracellular solute-binding protein, producing MRRRLIGLIALALLAAACTAGGGSSKPVQTVAPNASHAPLTLTVWSNFTSGEYKVTTNALNMITKKYPWMTVKHVGGKEDTAIERSISGGNPPDVAISFTPDNAAKYCQTGAWQDLNPYLQADKIDKNAVWPAGVFSYTSFENKQCALPMLTDAQGLYYNVDLLKKHGFSAPPKTVSQLADMAKKMTEYNPDGSIKVAGFVPLFGFYSSTTPNTFGHAFGAKWYDQSLKPTLASDPNWAKMLQWQKSLVDAIGYGKLQKFAASLGGSDSEFSAQNGFEAGKIAMMMDGEWRTAFIARDKSKVNYATAPFPVDDAQADLYGTQLVGGTIAGIPKGVKHPAESWLLLKFMTTDTSYLTTLAHGLKNVPSTFETLKDPVLQNDPHFKTFMDVFQNPKSTFKPITPIGIADVDLFGTFATKWQAGKVSDLTAGLKALDSQIAKQQTLG from the coding sequence ATGAGACGACGGCTCATCGGCCTCATCGCACTGGCGCTGCTCGCCGCCGCCTGCACGGCGGGCGGTGGCAGCTCCAAGCCGGTGCAGACGGTCGCGCCCAACGCCAGCCACGCCCCGCTCACGCTCACCGTGTGGAGCAACTTCACCTCGGGCGAATACAAGGTCACCACCAACGCGCTCAACATGATCACGAAGAAGTACCCGTGGATGACGGTCAAGCACGTCGGCGGCAAGGAAGACACGGCGATCGAGCGGTCGATCAGCGGTGGGAACCCGCCGGACGTGGCGATCTCGTTCACGCCAGACAACGCCGCCAAGTACTGCCAGACGGGGGCGTGGCAGGACCTGAACCCGTACCTGCAGGCCGACAAGATCGACAAGAACGCGGTCTGGCCGGCGGGCGTGTTCAGCTACACCTCCTTCGAGAACAAGCAGTGCGCGCTGCCGATGCTGACCGACGCCCAAGGCCTGTACTACAACGTCGACCTGCTCAAGAAGCACGGCTTCAGCGCGCCGCCGAAGACGGTCAGCCAGCTCGCCGACATGGCCAAGAAGATGACCGAGTACAACCCGGACGGCAGCATCAAGGTGGCCGGGTTCGTCCCGCTGTTCGGGTTCTATAGCTCGACCACGCCGAACACCTTCGGCCACGCGTTCGGCGCGAAGTGGTATGACCAGTCCCTCAAGCCCACCCTCGCCTCCGACCCCAACTGGGCCAAGATGCTGCAGTGGCAGAAGTCGCTGGTCGACGCCATCGGCTACGGCAAGCTGCAGAAGTTCGCCGCGTCGCTGGGCGGCAGCGACTCAGAGTTCTCCGCGCAGAACGGCTTCGAAGCCGGCAAGATCGCCATGATGATGGACGGCGAGTGGCGGACCGCGTTCATCGCGCGCGACAAGTCCAAGGTCAACTACGCCACCGCGCCGTTCCCGGTCGACGACGCCCAGGCCGACCTGTACGGCACGCAGCTGGTGGGCGGCACCATCGCCGGCATCCCCAAGGGCGTGAAGCACCCGGCCGAGTCCTGGCTGCTGCTCAAGTTCATGACCACCGACACGAGCTACCTGACCACCCTGGCGCACGGGCTCAAGAACGTGCCGAGCACGTTCGAGACGCTGAAGGACCCGGTGCTGCAGAACGACCCGCACTTCAAGACGTTCATGGACGTCTTCCAGAACCCCAAGTCGACCTTCAAGCCGATCACCCCGATCGGAATCGCCGACGTCGACCTGTTCGGCACCTTCGCCACGAAGTGGCAGGCGGGCAAGGTGAGCGACCTGACCGCCGGCCTCAAGGCACTCGACAGCCAGATCGCCAAGCAGCAGACGCTCGGGTAG
- a CDS encoding DegT/DnrJ/EryC1/StrS family aminotransferase yields MAELAVRGGAPVRPQGYPAWPVHDERDAEAAARVVRSGRWGGFPEPGPLAAEFAERFAAYQGSRHGVVMSNGTVTMEVALKALEIGWGDEVIVPALTFSATPYAAMAAGALPVFCDVAPDTLTIDPDQVEAAVTSRTRAVMPVHLGHQMADMDRVTEIARRHSLAVVEDCAHAHGQRWRDRGAGSFGEFGSFSHQSTKLLTAGEGGSLLTDQEQLARRAHSLIDCGRPKDPDEKQYTFGANYRLGELHAALLLLALERFPAQQAERAVAGRRFQELAAEVPGVRLLPPDPRISRWSFYRYILLIEPEAFAGAGNERVCEALEAEGVGAWVGYEPMSRYDLFQPALSRLPVAVEHASRLDPGTMSFPVAEDAALRRTVYLDENVFRAGQRGVEDAVEALAKVQRHADELAGGSS; encoded by the coding sequence ATGGCGGAGCTTGCGGTGCGCGGCGGGGCGCCGGTCCGGCCCCAGGGCTACCCGGCGTGGCCGGTGCACGACGAGCGCGACGCGGAGGCGGCCGCCAGGGTGGTGCGCAGCGGCCGCTGGGGCGGCTTCCCGGAGCCCGGGCCGCTGGCCGCCGAGTTCGCCGAGCGCTTCGCCGCCTATCAGGGCTCCCGGCACGGCGTGGTGATGTCCAACGGCACCGTCACCATGGAGGTCGCGCTCAAGGCCCTCGAGATCGGCTGGGGCGATGAGGTGATCGTCCCCGCGCTGACCTTCTCGGCCACGCCCTACGCGGCCATGGCCGCCGGCGCGCTCCCGGTGTTCTGCGACGTCGCCCCCGACACCCTGACGATCGACCCCGACCAGGTCGAGGCCGCGGTCACCTCGCGGACCCGCGCGGTCATGCCGGTCCATCTCGGACACCAGATGGCCGACATGGACCGGGTCACCGAGATCGCCCGGCGCCACTCGCTGGCGGTGGTGGAGGACTGCGCCCACGCCCACGGCCAGCGCTGGCGCGACCGGGGCGCCGGCTCGTTCGGCGAGTTCGGCTCCTTCAGCCACCAGTCCACCAAGCTCCTCACGGCCGGCGAGGGCGGCAGCCTGCTCACCGACCAGGAGCAGCTCGCCCGCCGGGCTCACTCGCTGATCGACTGCGGCCGGCCCAAGGACCCGGACGAGAAGCAGTACACCTTCGGCGCCAACTACCGGCTGGGCGAGCTGCACGCCGCGCTCCTGCTGCTCGCGCTGGAGCGCTTCCCCGCCCAGCAGGCCGAGCGGGCCGTGGCCGGCCGGCGCTTCCAGGAGCTGGCAGCGGAGGTCCCCGGGGTGCGGCTGCTCCCACCCGACCCGCGCATCAGCCGCTGGAGCTTCTACCGCTACATCCTGCTGATCGAGCCGGAGGCCTTTGCCGGGGCCGGCAACGAGCGCGTCTGCGAGGCGCTGGAGGCCGAGGGCGTGGGCGCATGGGTCGGCTACGAGCCGATGAGCCGCTACGACCTGTTCCAGCCGGCGCTTTCGCGCCTGCCGGTGGCGGTCGAGCATGCCAGCCGGCTCGACCCGGGGACGATGTCGTTCCCCGTGGCCGAGGACGCCGCGCTGCGGCGGACCGTGTACCTGGACGAGAACGTCTTCCGCGCCGGGCAGCGCGGGGTCGAGGACGCGGTCGAGGCGCTCGCCAAGGTCCAGCGCCACGCGGACGAGCTGGCCGGCGGCAGCTCCTGA
- a CDS encoding 6-phospho-beta-glucosidase, with protein sequence MKIAVVGGGSTYTPELVQGLATREDRLPVDELVLFDIDHERLGVVGGLAGRMLDRAGWGGHLVCTGRREQALDGADFVVMQLRVGGQAMRLADETLPLEFGCIGQETTGPGGFAKALRTVPVVLELAEETARRGAPGAWFVDFTNPVGIVTQALLDRGHRAVGLCNSAIGLQRRFAAHLGVPAERVELEHVGLNHLTWERAVKVDGVDRLPELLDRHAGQVAADVGVPAALLRTLRAIPSSYLRYYYATSKVLDEQRRAPSRAEQVMAIERELLELYRDPALDTKPELLERRGGAFYSEAAAALIASLHAGTGDVQVVDVRNDGALPDLPDDAVVEVPARIDATGAHPMRLAPLAPELLGLVQQAKAYERLAVQAALSGDRAVALKALLANPLVREYQVAAPLLDALLERSRPYLPRFFPG encoded by the coding sequence CTGAAGATCGCAGTGGTCGGGGGCGGCAGCACCTACACCCCCGAGCTGGTGCAGGGCTTGGCCACCCGGGAGGACCGCCTCCCAGTGGACGAGCTGGTGCTGTTCGACATCGACCACGAGCGGCTGGGGGTGGTCGGCGGCCTCGCCGGACGCATGCTCGACCGGGCCGGCTGGGGCGGCCACCTGGTGTGTACCGGCCGGCGCGAGCAGGCCCTCGACGGCGCGGACTTCGTGGTCATGCAGCTCCGCGTCGGCGGGCAGGCCATGCGCCTGGCGGACGAGACCCTGCCGCTCGAGTTCGGCTGCATCGGCCAGGAGACGACCGGGCCGGGCGGCTTCGCCAAGGCCCTGCGCACCGTCCCGGTCGTGCTGGAGCTGGCCGAGGAGACCGCCCGCCGTGGCGCGCCTGGCGCCTGGTTCGTCGACTTCACCAACCCCGTGGGGATCGTCACCCAGGCGCTGCTCGACCGCGGCCACCGCGCCGTCGGCCTGTGCAACTCGGCCATCGGCCTCCAGCGCCGCTTCGCCGCCCACCTCGGCGTCCCCGCCGAGCGGGTCGAGCTGGAGCACGTCGGCCTCAACCACCTCACCTGGGAGCGCGCGGTCAAGGTCGACGGGGTGGACCGCCTGCCCGAGCTGCTCGACCGGCACGCCGGCCAGGTCGCCGCCGATGTCGGCGTGCCCGCCGCGCTGCTCCGCACCCTCAGGGCCATCCCCTCCTCCTACCTCCGCTACTACTACGCCACCTCCAAGGTGCTCGACGAGCAGCGGCGCGCCCCCTCGCGCGCCGAGCAGGTGATGGCCATCGAGCGCGAGCTGCTCGAACTCTACCGCGACCCCGCCCTCGACACCAAGCCCGAGCTGCTGGAGCGGCGCGGCGGCGCCTTCTACAGCGAGGCCGCCGCGGCCCTGATCGCCTCGCTCCACGCCGGCACCGGCGACGTCCAGGTGGTCGACGTCCGCAACGACGGGGCCCTCCCCGACCTCCCCGACGACGCGGTCGTCGAGGTCCCCGCCCGCATCGACGCCACCGGCGCGCACCCCATGCGCCTGGCCCCGCTCGCCCCCGAGCTCCTCGGCCTGGTCCAGCAGGCCAAGGCCTACGAGCGCCTGGCCGTCCAGGCCGCCCTGAGCGGGGACCGTGCCGTCGCCCTCAAGGCCCTGCTCGCCAACCCGCTGGTCCGCGAGTACCAGGTCGCCGCCCCCCTGCTGGACGCCCTCCTCGAGAGGAGCCGGCCCTACCTGCCGCGGTTCTTCCCCGGCTGA
- a CDS encoding DUF2399 domain-containing protein produces MRGPPSADAEALKRFGNRCPPVVCASGWPNTAVIELLRQLGRTGSRIMYHGDLDGKGLRIASYVVVRTGALPWRMTTADYVAAVARTGTPPGRTGTPTGRTGTPTGRTGKPALRIPDVPVAAVARTGHASRARPRRPVGPRARRGGAVA; encoded by the coding sequence ATGCGCGGCCCTCCCTCGGCGGACGCGGAGGCGCTCAAGCGCTTCGGGAACCGCTGCCCGCCGGTGGTGTGCGCTTCGGGGTGGCCCAACACCGCCGTGATCGAGCTGCTGCGGCAACTCGGCCGGACCGGGTCGCGGATCATGTACCACGGCGACCTCGACGGGAAGGGCCTGCGCATCGCGTCCTACGTGGTCGTCCGGACCGGGGCGCTGCCTTGGCGGATGACCACCGCCGACTACGTCGCCGCGGTCGCCCGGACGGGCACGCCACCCGGGCGGACGGGCACGCCCACGGGACGGACGGGCACGCCCACGGGACGGACAGGCAAGCCGGCCTTGCGCATCCCCGACGTCCCGGTCGCGGCAGTCGCCCGGACAGGGCACGCCAGTCGGGCGCGTCCCCGACGTCCCGTGGGACCCCGGGCTCGGCGAGGCGGAGCCGTGGCTTGA
- a CDS encoding DEAD/DEAH box helicase, producing MSRLEELTTGALVQGVLAERPVRVVQIEWHGSNALTLTYTDESGKPGQELLYRDDESRLAVQERGRVWSLDADGHLFRLVSEAKRISLAYLFDPFLAVQVSTLEPLPHQIDAVYSRMLALQPLRFLLADDPGAGKMIMAGLFCKELAIRGDVERCLVVAPGSLVEQWQDELWAKFRLDFEILTRDMIEASRTGNPFAERPLLIARLDHLSRNEDVQAKLAATDWDLVVIDEAHKLSAHRFGNEVKETKRYKLGKLAGSVARHLLLMTATPHSGKEEDFQLFMALLDGDRFEGRPREGVHADTSDLMRRLVKEKLLKFDGTRLFPERRAASPSYPLSDDEMLLYKHVTEYVQEEMNRADRLKAEGEGRRGAVVGFALTILQRRLASSPEAIYQSLVRRRKRLEARVAEERPRRRAAEAAAEIGVPQVPHEFRDVGGSSSWSSTTPSATPSGRWCMSGHWSATS from the coding sequence ATGAGCCGCCTCGAGGAGCTGACCACCGGCGCCCTGGTGCAAGGCGTGCTGGCGGAGCGTCCTGTCAGGGTCGTGCAGATCGAGTGGCACGGCTCGAACGCGCTCACGCTCACCTATACCGACGAGTCCGGCAAGCCCGGCCAGGAGCTGCTGTACCGGGACGACGAGTCCCGCCTTGCCGTCCAGGAGCGGGGTCGGGTCTGGTCGCTGGACGCCGACGGTCACCTGTTCCGGCTGGTCTCGGAGGCCAAGAGGATCTCCCTTGCCTACCTGTTCGACCCGTTCCTGGCGGTGCAGGTCTCGACGCTCGAACCCCTGCCGCACCAGATCGACGCTGTCTACTCGAGGATGCTCGCGCTCCAGCCGCTGCGCTTCCTGCTCGCCGACGACCCGGGTGCCGGCAAGATGATCATGGCCGGGCTGTTCTGCAAGGAGCTGGCGATCCGCGGCGACGTCGAGCGCTGCCTGGTGGTCGCCCCGGGCAGCCTGGTCGAGCAGTGGCAGGACGAGCTCTGGGCCAAGTTCCGCCTGGACTTCGAGATCCTGACCCGCGACATGATCGAGGCGTCCCGCACCGGCAACCCGTTCGCCGAGCGCCCGCTGCTGATCGCTCGCCTCGACCACCTGTCCCGCAACGAGGACGTCCAGGCCAAGCTGGCCGCCACCGACTGGGACCTGGTCGTCATCGACGAGGCACACAAGCTGTCGGCGCACCGGTTCGGCAACGAGGTCAAGGAGACCAAGCGCTACAAGCTCGGCAAGCTGGCTGGCTCGGTCGCCCGCCACCTGCTGCTGATGACCGCGACCCCACACAGCGGCAAGGAGGAGGACTTCCAGCTCTTCATGGCCCTGCTCGACGGCGACCGCTTCGAGGGCAGACCCCGCGAGGGCGTCCACGCCGACACCAGCGACCTGATGCGACGGCTGGTGAAGGAGAAGCTGCTGAAGTTCGACGGCACACGCCTGTTCCCCGAGCGCCGTGCCGCCAGCCCTAGCTACCCGCTCTCCGACGACGAAATGCTGCTCTACAAGCATGTCACCGAGTACGTCCAGGAGGAGATGAACCGGGCCGACCGGCTCAAGGCCGAGGGCGAGGGCCGCAGAGGGGCCGTCGTCGGCTTCGCGCTCACCATCCTCCAGCGCCGGCTGGCCTCCTCCCCGGAGGCCATCTACCAGTCGCTGGTCCGGCGCCGGAAGCGGCTGGAGGCCCGGGTCGCTGAGGAGCGGCCCCGCAGACGGGCGGCCGAGGCTGCCGCCGAGATCGGCGTGCCGCAGGTCCCCCACGAGTTCCGCGACGTCGGCGGCAGCTCGAGCTGGTCGTCGACGACACCGTCGGCGACACCCTCCGGCAGGTGGTGCATGAGCGGGCACTGGTCAGCGACGTCATGA
- a CDS encoding DUF3883 domain-containing protein, whose translation MTIESKDLDGRLWFIEVKGRVEGADTVMATKSEIGVGRNKPDQFILALVEVPTDGQPLVRYLRRAFDGSGDLPFGAISVTFDWQQLANRCEVPA comes from the coding sequence ATGACTATAGAGTCCAAGGACCTCGACGGCCGCCTGTGGTTCATCGAGGTCAAGGGACGCGTGGAGGGCGCCGACACGGTGATGGCCACCAAGAGCGAGATCGGGGTCGGCCGCAACAAGCCCGACCAGTTCATCCTCGCCCTCGTCGAGGTGCCAACCGATGGTCAGCCACTGGTCCGCTACCTGCGACGGGCGTTCGACGGCAGCGGCGACCTGCCGTTCGGCGCCATCAGCGTGACCTTTGACTGGCAGCAGCTCGCCAACCGCTGCGAGGTACCGGCGTGA
- a CDS encoding ROK family transcriptional regulator has protein sequence MERPLTRGTPSLLRAINARTILELIQRTGPVSRAQVARDSSLSKPTVSLGLAALLEAGLVREVGRSSGRRGPSAVLYELNPEAGWVVGIDVGRHWVRAALADITGTVVARHHERARASSARALIGQIGAIAHGLAGEAGIRWDQVSHVTVGSPGVFEPARGAVTLAPNLPGWGRQGLVEALQSELGSRIGVENDVNLAAVGERWKGLGQDVGNFGFLSVGTGVGMGLVLDGRLYRGSSGAAGEVGYLPVGTDPYDPHVRRRGAFEEAVGGAGVVRLAHEAGMTGSLTPKKVFALARKGDPLAGRVVADEARRLALGLAVVMAVVDLELVILGGGIGGNADLLLAPIERELRALSPLRPRLLASALGDDAVLQGAVANALAVTQDRLFDPATMLDRRELVV, from the coding sequence GTGGAACGGCCGCTCACGAGGGGCACCCCCAGCCTGCTGCGCGCGATCAACGCCCGCACCATCCTCGAGCTGATCCAGCGCACCGGCCCCGTCTCCCGAGCCCAGGTGGCCAGGGACAGCAGCCTGTCCAAGCCGACCGTCTCGCTCGGCCTCGCCGCCCTCCTCGAGGCCGGGCTGGTCCGCGAGGTGGGCCGCTCCAGCGGGCGCCGCGGCCCGAGCGCGGTGCTCTACGAGCTGAACCCGGAGGCCGGCTGGGTGGTGGGCATCGACGTCGGCCGCCACTGGGTGCGGGCGGCGCTGGCCGACATCACCGGGACCGTCGTGGCCCGCCACCACGAGCGGGCCAGGGCCTCGAGCGCCCGCGCCCTCATCGGCCAGATCGGCGCGATCGCCCACGGCCTCGCCGGCGAGGCCGGGATCCGCTGGGACCAGGTGAGCCACGTCACGGTCGGCAGCCCGGGCGTGTTCGAGCCGGCCCGCGGTGCGGTCACCCTCGCCCCCAACCTGCCCGGCTGGGGCCGCCAGGGATTGGTCGAGGCGCTGCAGAGCGAGCTCGGCAGTCGCATCGGGGTCGAAAACGACGTCAACCTGGCCGCCGTCGGCGAGCGCTGGAAGGGCCTCGGCCAGGACGTGGGCAACTTCGGCTTCCTCTCGGTCGGCACGGGCGTCGGCATGGGCCTGGTGCTCGACGGCAGGCTGTACCGCGGCTCCAGCGGCGCGGCCGGCGAGGTCGGCTACCTGCCGGTCGGCACCGACCCCTACGACCCCCACGTACGGCGCCGCGGCGCGTTCGAGGAGGCCGTGGGCGGCGCCGGTGTGGTGCGCCTCGCCCACGAGGCCGGCATGACGGGGTCGCTCACGCCGAAGAAGGTGTTCGCCCTGGCGCGCAAGGGCGACCCGCTGGCCGGGCGGGTGGTCGCGGACGAGGCGCGGCGCCTCGCCCTCGGCCTCGCCGTGGTGATGGCGGTGGTCGACCTCGAGCTGGTCATCCTCGGTGGCGGCATCGGCGGCAACGCCGACCTGCTGCTGGCGCCGATCGAGCGGGAGCTGCGCGCGCTCTCGCCGCTGCGGCCGCGGCTGCTGGCCTCGGCGCTGGGCGACGACGCCGTGCTGCAGGGCGCCGTCGCCAACGCCCTGGCCGTGACCCAGGACCGGCTGTTCGATCCCGCAACCATGCTCGACCGGAGGGAGCTCGTGGTCTGA
- a CDS encoding AAA family ATPase, whose amino-acid sequence MRITYLTLKNWRNFRSVDVDVQERLFIVGPNASGKSNLLDALRFLRDIARVGGGLQEAVTTRGGIPRVRSLAARNFNHGRVQVAISLGTSKEPEEWSYLLDFTAEQRGQHRPVVTQELVRHRGVTVLSRPDDEDRQDEERLTQTALEQVNANREFREVADFLESIRYLHLVPQVVREPDRAGDRTEDPYGGDFLLRVARTPDATRRRRLRRLNDALRLAVPQLDQLELVRDPGGKPHLQARYQHWRVQGARQDERDFSDGTLRLIGLLWSLLEGGKSAGPLLLEEPELSLHASVIRQLPTILSRMQRTGGPQVLLSTHAGEILADEGLGLDETLVLFPGPEGTTALLASEIRDVKEFIDTGMNLEEILRPLTEPQDVNDLPRATA is encoded by the coding sequence GTGCGGATCACCTACCTGACCCTGAAGAACTGGCGGAACTTCCGTTCCGTGGACGTTGACGTGCAGGAGCGGCTGTTCATCGTCGGCCCGAACGCTTCAGGAAAGTCCAACCTGCTCGACGCGCTGCGGTTCTTGCGCGACATCGCACGCGTAGGCGGTGGGCTCCAGGAGGCAGTCACCACCCGGGGTGGGATCCCACGGGTCCGCAGCCTGGCCGCCCGGAACTTCAATCATGGGCGTGTGCAGGTCGCGATCTCGCTTGGTACCTCGAAGGAGCCGGAGGAGTGGTCGTACCTCCTTGACTTCACGGCCGAGCAGCGCGGACAGCATCGTCCAGTGGTCACGCAAGAGCTGGTTCGCCACCGGGGTGTGACCGTTCTCAGCCGACCCGACGACGAGGATCGGCAGGATGAGGAGCGGTTGACGCAGACCGCGCTCGAGCAGGTCAACGCGAACCGCGAGTTTCGAGAGGTGGCCGACTTTCTCGAGTCGATCCGGTATCTCCATCTGGTTCCCCAGGTCGTGAGGGAGCCAGATCGTGCCGGCGACCGGACCGAAGACCCATACGGCGGGGACTTCCTTCTCCGGGTCGCGCGTACGCCCGACGCAACAAGGAGGCGGCGGCTGAGGAGGCTCAACGATGCACTACGTCTCGCTGTTCCCCAGCTCGACCAGTTGGAGCTTGTTCGCGACCCTGGCGGCAAGCCGCATCTCCAGGCTCGGTATCAGCACTGGCGCGTCCAAGGTGCGCGTCAAGACGAGCGCGACTTCTCGGATGGGACGCTTCGCCTCATCGGGCTGCTGTGGTCTCTGCTCGAAGGTGGCAAGTCGGCGGGCCCCTTGCTGCTGGAAGAGCCGGAGCTCTCGCTACACGCCTCTGTGATACGTCAGTTGCCGACGATCCTGAGCAGGATGCAGCGGACCGGCGGCCCTCAGGTATTGCTCAGCACCCATGCAGGCGAGATCCTCGCTGACGAAGGCCTGGGTCTCGACGAGACGCTCGTGCTCTTCCCAGGCCCGGAAGGCACGACGGCGCTGCTCGCCTCCGAGATCCGAGATGTCAAGGAGTTCATCGATACCGGCATGAATCTCGAAGAGATTCTCCGTCCGCTTACCGAGCCCCAGGATGTGAACGACCTACCTCGAGCAACGGCATGA